A genomic segment from Sulfitobacter mediterraneus encodes:
- a CDS encoding helix-turn-helix domain-containing protein, whose amino-acid sequence MQNPDISELAKDSGVPASTLRYYEEIGLIRAVGRKGIKRVFTADVMDRLTLIGLGQRAGFKLREIAALMGRRDAPRLSPDALRARADALDLQIAELQRMRDGLRHAANCTAPSHLECPKFRRILHITKTRRRQGKP is encoded by the coding sequence CAAAACCCCGACATTTCCGAACTGGCCAAAGACAGCGGCGTGCCTGCCTCAACACTCAGATATTACGAGGAAATCGGACTGATCCGCGCGGTCGGACGCAAGGGGATCAAGCGCGTGTTCACCGCAGATGTGATGGACCGTCTGACGTTGATTGGCCTGGGCCAGCGGGCCGGTTTCAAACTGCGCGAGATCGCGGCGCTGATGGGCCGACGGGACGCGCCGCGCCTGTCGCCAGACGCCCTGCGTGCCCGCGCCGATGCGCTTGACCTGCAAATTGCAGAGTTGCAACGCATGCGCGATGGCCTGCGTCATGCGGCCAATTGCACGGCACCCAGCCATCTGGAGTGCCCCAAGTTCCGGCGTATCCTGCACATTACAAAAACCCGCAGGCGGCAGGGTAAACCTTAG
- the tig gene encoding trigger factor yields MQVNETLNEGLKRGYAITLTAAELDAKVNEKLAEAQPEVEMKGFRKGKVPMALLKKQFGQRVMGEAMQESIDGAMNEHFEKSGDRPAMQPEVKMANEDWKEGDDVEVTMTYEALPEIPELDMSKIKLEKLVVKADDAAVDEALANLAETAQDFKARKKGSKAKDGDQVVMDFVGKVDGEAFEGGSAEDYPLVLGSNSFIPGFEEQLVGVKAGEEKAVTVSFPDDYQAEHLKGKEATFDCTIKEVKEPVAAEIDDELAKKFGAEDLAGLKAQIAERLEAEYAGASRAVMKRGLLDQLDSMVDFDLPPTLVETEAGQIAHQLWHDENPDVEGHDHPEIETKEEHTKLATRRVRLGLLLAELGQKAEVQVTDAEMTQAIMNQARQYPGQERQFFEFVQQNQQMQQQLRAPLFEDKVIDHIAENAEVTEKEISKDDLQKAVEALEDE; encoded by the coding sequence ATGCAGGTCAACGAGACGCTGAACGAAGGTCTGAAACGCGGCTATGCCATCACCCTGACGGCGGCCGAGCTGGACGCCAAAGTGAACGAGAAGCTGGCCGAGGCGCAGCCTGAAGTCGAGATGAAGGGCTTCCGCAAGGGCAAGGTGCCGATGGCGCTGCTGAAAAAGCAGTTTGGCCAGCGCGTGATGGGCGAAGCGATGCAGGAAAGCATCGACGGCGCGATGAACGAGCATTTCGAAAAATCCGGCGATCGCCCTGCGATGCAGCCCGAAGTGAAAATGGCCAACGAAGACTGGAAAGAAGGCGACGATGTCGAGGTCACAATGACCTATGAAGCGCTGCCAGAAATCCCTGAACTGGACATGTCCAAGATCAAGCTGGAAAAGCTGGTGGTCAAAGCCGATGACGCCGCTGTGGATGAAGCGCTGGCCAACCTTGCTGAAACCGCGCAGGATTTCAAAGCCCGCAAGAAAGGCTCCAAAGCCAAAGACGGCGATCAGGTTGTCATGGATTTTGTTGGCAAAGTGGATGGCGAAGCCTTTGAAGGTGGCTCTGCCGAAGATTATCCGCTGGTTCTGGGGTCCAACTCCTTTATCCCCGGCTTTGAAGAGCAGCTGGTTGGCGTAAAGGCCGGTGAAGAAAAAGCCGTGACCGTGTCTTTCCCTGACGATTATCAGGCCGAGCACCTGAAGGGCAAAGAAGCGACATTTGATTGCACAATCAAAGAGGTGAAAGAGCCTGTTGCCGCTGAGATCGACGATGAACTGGCGAAAAAATTCGGTGCCGAAGATCTGGCCGGGTTGAAAGCGCAGATCGCTGAGCGTCTGGAAGCCGAATACGCCGGTGCCTCCCGCGCGGTGATGAAGCGCGGCCTGCTGGACCAGTTGGACAGCATGGTTGACTTTGACCTGCCGCCCACCCTGGTTGAAACCGAAGCGGGCCAGATTGCCCACCAGCTGTGGCATGACGAAAACCCTGACGTTGAAGGCCACGATCACCCCGAGATCGAAACCAAGGAAGAGCACACCAAGCTGGCGACACGCCGCGTGCGTCTTGGCCTTCTGCTGGCAGAACTGGGCCAGAAAGCCGAAGTACAGGTGACCGACGCCGAGATGACCCAGGCGATCATGAACCAGGCACGACAGTACCCTGGTCAGGAACGCCAGTTCTTTGAATTCGTTCAGCAAAACCAGCAGATGCAGCAACAGTTGCGTGCGCCTTTGTTCGAAGACAAAGTGATTGATCACATCGCGGAAAACGCCGAAGTGACTGAAAAAGAGATCAGCAAGGACGACCTGCAAAAGGCCGTTGAAGCGCTCGAAGACGAATAA
- a CDS encoding DUF2312 domain-containing protein — protein MSDTGTNPDVIETAGDATYRVTANELRQFVERIERLDAEKKDLAEQQKEVMAEAKARGYDTKVMRKVIALRKRDKDDIAEEEAVLEMYKEALGM, from the coding sequence ATGAGCGATACAGGCACCAACCCAGACGTGATCGAAACCGCAGGCGATGCGACATACCGTGTGACAGCCAACGAGCTGCGCCAGTTTGTAGAACGGATCGAGCGTCTGGACGCGGAAAAGAAAGACCTGGCCGAGCAACAAAAAGAAGTCATGGCCGAGGCCAAGGCGCGCGGCTATGACACCAAGGTCATGCGCAAGGTCATCGCTCTGCGCAAACGCGACAAGGACGACATCGCCGAAGAAGAGGCGGTTCTGGAAATGTACAAAGAAGCCTTGGGCATGTGA
- a CDS encoding FliM/FliN family flagellar motor switch protein, with protein sequence MGQDQEQSAITEETTPPAGVLHRKAHSGRATHQARAMTLAKALRLTLAKVADDLFDMAMAVIGLRRETRSADTLGELFPADALLLLMDGPQRQRGGVVVDQALVGALLQQQTMGKVLPAAEGDVRTMTETDAAMCAPFIDALILRAAGLPETEADRDLIRGYTFGARTATPRLLLMALTAQDFEIIEITVDIDGGTRQGSLTLCLPHSEMAQDPIPPEDAKDDSVAPDKRVPKKLTETVLALHVDLNIALTRFRMPLRRLGALKVGDQIDLGRCAFDQARVLTMGGKALGLGTLGRVNGMRALRVTQTGQGQKQTEPDGDARAAVGLSPAAAMMEMPGADYDGAEPPEMGDDMPELPDLPDLPDLPDLPELPDLPDMSDLPGFEDPPAEQEAG encoded by the coding sequence ATGGGTCAAGACCAGGAACAATCAGCCATAACCGAAGAGACAACACCGCCTGCAGGTGTCCTGCATCGCAAAGCCCATTCGGGCCGTGCGACGCATCAGGCCCGTGCAATGACGCTGGCCAAGGCGCTGCGCCTGACTTTGGCCAAGGTGGCGGATGATCTGTTCGATATGGCGATGGCAGTGATTGGCCTGCGACGCGAAACCCGCAGCGCGGACACCTTGGGTGAGCTGTTTCCGGCGGATGCGCTGCTGCTGCTGATGGATGGGCCCCAGCGGCAAAGGGGCGGCGTTGTGGTCGATCAGGCGCTCGTCGGCGCCTTGCTGCAACAACAGACCATGGGAAAGGTCTTGCCCGCCGCAGAGGGCGACGTGCGGACCATGACCGAAACCGATGCCGCGATGTGTGCGCCTTTCATTGACGCGCTGATCCTCCGTGCGGCTGGCCTGCCTGAAACGGAGGCCGACCGCGACCTGATCCGCGGCTATACCTTTGGTGCGCGGACGGCTACGCCGCGGCTGCTGTTGATGGCGCTGACGGCACAGGATTTTGAAATCATCGAAATCACGGTGGATATCGATGGCGGCACTCGGCAGGGGTCATTGACCCTTTGCCTGCCGCACAGCGAGATGGCCCAAGACCCCATCCCGCCGGAGGACGCCAAAGATGACAGCGTCGCACCCGACAAACGGGTTCCCAAAAAGCTGACCGAAACGGTTTTGGCGTTGCACGTTGATCTCAATATCGCGCTCACCCGGTTTCGGATGCCGCTGCGCCGGCTTGGGGCGCTCAAGGTGGGGGATCAGATTGATCTGGGCCGATGTGCCTTTGATCAGGCCCGTGTGCTGACCATGGGCGGCAAAGCACTTGGCCTTGGCACATTGGGGCGCGTCAACGGGATGCGGGCGCTGCGGGTCACACAGACCGGGCAGGGTCAAAAGCAGACGGAACCGGACGGGGATGCCCGCGCTGCGGTTGGCTTGTCTCCGGCCGCTGCAATGATGGAGATGCCGGGTGCAGATTATGACGGAGCGGAGCCGCCTGAAATGGGGGATGACATGCCCGAGTTGCCCGACCTGCCCGACCTGCCGGATTTGCCCGATCTGCCGGAACTACCTGATTTGCCGGACATGTCAGACCTGCCGGGCTTCGAAGATCCCCCCGCCGAACAAGAGGCGGGGTAG
- a CDS encoding TIGR01244 family sulfur transferase, producing MDIRQITPRYFVSPQIDPSDMDALRDAGITRILCNRPDAEVPPSHSADAIRAAAESAGIAFAVQPLTHQTMVPDVIAKNRALGLDTGDVVLAYCASGTRSTIAWALGQAGTLPADEIVAAAAAGGYDLSNIRPALDQPFV from the coding sequence ATGGATATTCGCCAAATCACCCCCCGCTATTTTGTCAGCCCGCAGATTGACCCGTCCGATATGGACGCCCTGCGCGACGCTGGCATCACTCGCATCCTGTGCAATCGCCCTGACGCCGAAGTGCCGCCAAGCCACAGCGCTGATGCGATCCGCGCCGCGGCTGAGTCTGCAGGGATCGCCTTTGCGGTTCAGCCGCTGACCCATCAGACCATGGTGCCCGATGTGATTGCCAAGAACCGGGCGCTGGGTCTGGATACGGGCGATGTGGTTTTGGCCTATTGCGCCTCTGGCACCCGCTCGACCATTGCATGGGCGCTGGGGCAAGCCGGCACGCTGCCCGCAGATGAGATCGTCGCAGCCGCCGCGGCGGGCGGTTATGATCTGAGCAACATCCGCCCCGCGCTGGATCAACCTTTCGTTTGA